One region of Miscanthus floridulus cultivar M001 chromosome 19, ASM1932011v1, whole genome shotgun sequence genomic DNA includes:
- the LOC136525585 gene encoding uncharacterized protein, whose product MALAREFDELAIDGHNYPTWASDIKINFASRGLLAHINEPIEGEVLDEQKKFGALMILRYYIHKDLKQEYLLEENPRTLWLALKERYDQQKVLIWPEANHEWNHLRLQDFKSVADYNHAVHKICSKLKFCEKEPTDADKIEKTLSTMLPADRVLQQQYRASNYTVYSQLIHTLTQAEKHDELLMKNHHKHPTGAAPLPEVHNVQKKVKNNKRFKGSSDDDPKNKPGKCKFNKKQKPNAKNKQNGEAKSKNDTKCHRCGTFNHFAKDCRTPKHLVALYQKSLKEAKQGKDKETRYEAHFNLASEAIKEVGCSSKVLEEPKNNNAHKDERLPGTEDMIVEFNSNDMYGDFN is encoded by the coding sequence ATGGCCTTAGCTAGGGAGTTCGATGAACTTGCCATAGATGGCCACAATTACCCTACTTGGGCTTCGGATATCAAAATAAACTTTGCATCCCGTGGACTTTTGGCACATATAAATGAACCCATTGAGGGGGAGGTGCTTGATGAGCAAAAGAAGTTCGGGGCCTTAATGATTTTAAGGTATTATATCCATAAGGATCTCAAACAAGAGTACCTTCTGGAAGAGAATCCCCGTACTTTGTGGCTTGCTCTTAAGGAGCGTTATGATCAGCAAAAAGTACTCATCTGGCCTGAGGCTAATCATGAGTGGAACCACTTGCGTTTGCAGGACTTTAAGTCCGTTGCTGATTATAATCATGCCGTTCATAAAATTTGCTCAAAGTTGAAATTCTGTGAGAAAGAGCCAACGGATGCTGATAAGATAGAGAAGACTCTATCTACCATGCTTCCCGCTGACCGAGTCTTGCAGCAGCAATATCGGGCTAGTAATTACACTGTGTATTCTCAACTTATTCATACATTAACTCAGGCTGAGAAACATGATGAGCTTCTTATGAAGAATCATCACAAGCACCCCACTGGTGCAGCGCCTCTTCCTGAAGTTCATAATGTACAGAAAAAAGTTAAGAATAATAAAAGGTTCAAAGGATCTTCTGATGATGATCCAAAGAACAAGCCCGGTAAGTGCAAGTTCAACAAAAAGCAAAAGCCAAATGCTAAAAACAAGCAAAATGGCGAGGCTAAGTCCAAAAATGACACTAAATGTCATCGATGTGGTACTTTCAATCATTTTGCAAAGGATTGTCGTACTCCTAAGCACTTGGTTGCACTTTACCAAAAGTCCTTAAAGGAAGCAAAGCAAGGCAAAGATAAAGAGACAAGATATGAAGCTCATTTCAATCTTGCTTCTGAGGCTATAAAGGAAGTGGGTTGTTCAAGCAAGGTTCTTGAGGAACcaaagaacaacaatgctcacaaGGATGAGAGGCTTCCAGGAACGGAAGACATGATCGTGGAGTTCAACTCAAATGACATGTATGGAGACTTCAACTGA
- the LOC136525584 gene encoding uncharacterized protein yields the protein MVPDLEQWLTDREFLSQLVKQQLLRALQRMKSQADKNRSEREFAVGDFVYLRLQPYVQSSVANKTSQKLSFQYFGPFKILQRFGQVVYKLNLPDDAKIHPVVHVSELKQHVPAMTSVSSDLSSLCSDPAQIMKPYQVLRRRSILSGATVVPQLLIHWSEMPPELATWEDQNKIPKALWLGE from the coding sequence ATGGTGCCGGATCTTGAACAGTGGCTCACTGATAGGGAGTTTTTGTCACAATTGGTGAAGCAGCAGTTACTTCGAGCACTACAAAGAATGAAATCCCAGGCAGATAAGAATCGTTCTGAGCGTGAGTTTGCAGTTGGCGATTTTGTCTATTTGAGATTACAACCATATGTTCAGTCTTCTGTTGCTAACAAGACTAGTCAGAAGCTATCATTTCAATACTTTGGCCCCTTCAAGATTCTGCAGAGGTTTGGCCAAGTTGTTTACAAGCTGAACTTACCTGACGATGCTAAAATACACCCGGTGGTGCATGTGTCCGAGTTGAAGCAACATGTTCCGGCTATGACTTCTGTAAGTTCAGATTTATCTTCTTTGTGCTCTGATCCTGCCCAGATTATGAAGCCGTATCAAGTTTTGAGGCGTCGTTCGATTCTGAGTGGAGCCACGGTGGTTCCACAGTTGCTGATCCATTGGAGTGAGATGCCACCAGAGTTGGCTACTTGGGAAGACCAGAACAAGATACCAAAAGCTCTGTGGCTGGGCGAGTAG